The segment CCGGAGACCGGGGCCGCGCGGCACCCCCAAGGATCGGCAGCTGATTCCAACGCCGCTGCCGCCGGGGGCGACGCCCTGTCCCAAGCTGAGGAAATCCTCAACGGCGTACAGGTTCCGGCTGAAGAGTCGGTAGCCCCCGGTGCCGCTGCGGAAGCAGAGGCCGCGGAACTCCGCAATGACCTCTTGCGCCTGCAGGCTGAGTACGTCAACTACCGCAAGCGGGTCGAACGCGACCGCGCCGTCGCAGGGGAAATGGCCGTGATCGGCGTCCTGAATTCTCTGCTGCCGGTGCTCGACGACATCGACGCCGCCCGCCAGCACGGCGACCTCGTGGACGGCCCGTTCGCCGCGATCGCCGCCAAGCTGGAGACCGCGCTCAAGACGTACGGCCTGGAACGCATCGCGGAAACCGGAGTCGAGTTCGACCCCACGATCCACGAAGCACTCATCCAGCAACCGGGCGAAGACATCGACGTGGACACCGTCAGCCAAGTGCTGCGCTCCGGTTACCGTTCCGGCGGCCGCGTCCTGCGTGCCGCACAGGTAATCGTGGCTGTGCCTGCTTAGCATTCTTCGACATGGCAGTTCGCGGCAGTGATTCGCTAGGACATTGTCGCGAACTGCCATTGTGGTACACAACGAAAGGAAACGCCCTTGGCCAGCCAGGACTGGGTTGAGAAGGATTTTTACGCCATCCTTGGTGTCGCCAAGGACGCCCCTGACGCTGACATCAAGAAGGCGTACCGCAAGCTTGCGCGAAAGTACCATCCGGATACCAATTCCGGTGACGTTACCGCGGAGAAGAAATTCAAGGACATCTCCGAGGCCTATTCGGTGCTCTCGGATGCCGAGGAACGTCAGCAGTACGATGCCATTCGTGCCATGGGCGGGGCACGATTTGCCCCTGGTGCCGGCCGCGGCGGACCTGCCAATGGCGGGTTCGAGGACCTCTTTGGCGGGCTTTTCGGCGGCGGTGTACGTCAGCCGGCCGGAGCCGGTGGCATCCCTCCCGAGTTCGCTGACCTGTTCGGTGGCGGCTTCGGCGGCGGACAGACCGGCTTCCAGCGCGCCCCACAGAAAGGCAGCGACCGCACGGCATCCACTTCGATATCCTTCGCGGGATCCATCCATGGCACCACGGTGAGCTTGCGCGAAAGCAACGGCAACGTCATCGACGTCAAGATTCCCCGGGCATCAGGGACGGCCAGAAGGTACGTCAGCGCGGCAAAGGCAATCCCGGCACCGCGGGCAACGGAGACCTCATCATCACGGTGAACGTCAAGTCCCACGATTTCTTTCACCGCGACGGCGACAATATCCGCATCCACGTGCCGGTCACCTTCGCGGAGGCCGCCTTGGGTGCCAACATCCATGTGCCAACGCTCGACGGCGACACGGTCACCGTCCGCGTCCCGGCCGGCACCCCCTCGGGCCGCACGCTCCGAGTCAAGGGCCGCGGCGTCAAGACGTCGAAGGGCACCGGCGATCTGCTGGTGACGATCGACGTCGCCGTCCCGCAGAACCTCAACAAAGAGGCCGAGGAAGCTGTCAAGGCATTTGCCGCTGCCACTTCCGACGCCGATCCCCGTCACGACCTGGCCACCAAGGCCCGCTTGTAGCGGGAGCAGCACGCGGGAGGGACCTAGCCATGGGCATCGATACCAACGAGCCGATCTTCGTCATCTCCGTCGCGGCCGAACTGGCGGACATGCACCCGCAGACCCTGCGCCAATACGACCGCCTCGGCATCGTGTCGCCGAGCCGTGCCCCGGGCAAGTCCCGGCGCTACTCCCAGCGCGATATCGACCGCTTGCGCGAGGTTCAACGGCTCTCCCAAGAGGGCGTTTCCCTCGAAGGCATCAAGCGCATCCTCGAGCTCGAAAACCAAGTGGCAGCGCTGCAATTCCGCGTGGCGGAGCTGAACGAGGAACTAGAACGCCGGCGGAGCCCCATGGAGGCCCGCATTTTTGCGGCCGGAGCAGCGGGCGACGTCGTCAGCCTGGCCCGTGGGCAGCGGCCCCGGGCGCGGTCCCAAGCAGTGGTGGTGTGGCAGCCGCGTCCGGGGGAGTAGTCCCCTAAGCCAGTGACAGGGTCGCCAGAAGGACGGGGCTGCCTTGATCCGCCCAGGTACCGCTCAAAGTTTCCTTGCCGTTGAGAGGCCCGCGCTGGGCCCCTGGATCCAGAATGCGGTGCACCAGCAACGTGAGTTCGCCGGCGTCGATGCTGGTGATGCCGTCTTCGGTTCTCGGGACTGCCGGACTCAGGACCGGGACGTCGGTGCCGGATGCTCCACTGCCCTGGACCTTGACGGAGCTGGTGCGCGGCTCCAAAGCGCCGTCCACCTCCACAAACTGTTTGGCTTCCCGTTGGCCCGTAAGGATGGCGGTTGCCAAGGCAGCGACGTAAACGGGATCGGCGCAAGCGTCGTACACCCACCTCCTGCCCAGCACGGAGTGTTCCATGGTGCCCAGCAGCGAGTCTCCCGCGCCGACCAATTCCGAACCGCGGTAGCTCAGCGGAATCTGGTAGACCTTGCCGCCGTGGGAGAGCAGATGGGTTTCAAGTCCGACTTCGCCGTCCGGATCCTCGAACCTGTAGGCGCCGAGGAGCTCGGGCTGCGCGGAACCATCCTTGGTGAACCACGGCTGCTGGGGCAGGTACTTCTCGATGAGTTCCAGTTTGCTCGGACGCAGGGTTGCTCGATGGATAATAGCCATGCGGTCCAGCCTAAGCCACCTCGAAGCAGTTGCTTCAGGCACCCCCCCTACTCCGCGAACAAGCCCGCCAGGTCCTCCGCCGTCAGGGCGCCACCAGTCAGGGCATCGCCTTCCATGACGTCCGCGAACAACTGCGACTTCTTGGCCTTGAGCGCCATGACCTTTTCCTCGATGGTGTCCTTGGCCACGAGGCGGTAGACCATGACGTTCCTTGCCTGTCCGATCCTGTGGGTGCGGTCCACGGCCTGTGCCTCCGAGGCCGGGTTCCACCACGGATCAAGGAGGAACACGTAGTCGGCCTCGGTCAGGTTCAGGCCGAAGCCCCCGGCCTTCAAGGAAATGAGGAACAAAGGTGCCGCGCCGTTCTTGAATTCGCTGACGACGTCGGCCCGGTTCCGGGTGCTGCCATCGAGATAGCAGAACTCGGTACCCTCTTCCTCAAGACGCTGGCGGACCTTGCCCAGGAATCCCGTGAACTGGCTGAAAATGAGCGCCCTGTGCCCTTCGGCAACAATGTCTTCGAGCTGCTCGAACAGCACATCCAGCTTGGACGAACGCACCGCGGACAGGGACTCATCCACCAGTGAGACATCCAAGCTGAGCTGCCGCAAAAGCGTGAGCGATTGGAAGATGGTGAAGCGGTTTTTATTGACGTCGTCAATGAGTCCCAGGATCTTCTGCCGTTCACGTTGCAAGTGCGTCTGGTAAACCTTCTGATGCCGCGGATTGAGCACCACTTCGAGCACTTGCTCCTGCTTGGGCGGCAGGTCCTTGATGACTTGCTCTTTGGTGCGGCGCATCATGAGGGGACGGACCCGACGTCGGAGCTTGGCGAGCTGGGCCTTGTCGCCGTTCTTTTCGACCGGCTTCTGGTAGTACTCCGCGAAGCGCCGTGGGCTCGAGAACAGCCCGGGGGCCACGATCGAGGTCAACGCCCAGAACTCCATGAGGTTGTTCTCCAAGGGCGTTCCCGTGATGGCCAGCTTGAAGGATGCCGGGAGTTTCCGGGCGCATTGGTAGGCCTTGGACTGGTGGTTCTTCACGAACTGGGCCTCGTCCAGCATCAGCCCGGCCCATTCCTTGGCGGCGTAAGCCTCGTAGTCGATCCGGAACAAAGCATAGGAGGTGATGACGACGTCGGCCTCCGCCATCGCTTCGAGCGGATCCGCGCCGCTCTTGGCAAAAGTCTCGCCGATGGTCCTCACGGCCAGCCCGGGAGCGAAGCGCTGCACCTCGGCCGCCCAGTTTCCCACGACACTGGTGGGCGCCACTACTAGAAAAGGGGCATACGGGGCGTGGCGGTGCCCGGTGCCAGCGCCACCGGCGTCCCCGGCACTTGAAACGGCCTCCTTCGCGGCGCACATCAAGGCAATTGCCTGCACCGTCTTGCCGAGGCCCATGTCGTCTGCCAGGACCCCGCCCAGGCTATGCCGGTACAGGAAACTCAGCCAGTTGAAGCCCTCCAGCTGGTACGGGCGGAGCTCGGCGTTAAGCGAGCCCGGCAGCGGCAGCCCGGTCACGCCGTCGTCGAGCAAGCCGCCTACGGCCTCGCGCCATGCGGCAGCCTGCTCATCCACGATTCCCAATTGCGCGAGCTCGTCCCAGAGACCGGCCTGGAAACGGCTGATCTGCAAGGTGCCGTGCCGGTCCGGGTTGTCCTGCAGGGACCGCGCTTCGTCAATGAGCGCGCGGAGCTGGTGTAGCTCGGGCAGGTCCAGGGAGAAGTAGGCGCCGCTGGGCAGCAACATGCGGCTCTGACCTGCCGCGAGCGCAGAAAACACGGCAGCAAAGGACACCGGTTCGCCCTCGAGGGTGATGACGATGCCGAGATCGAACCAGTCGCGGCTGTCCGTGGCCTTGGTGGAAATGGAGACCACGGGAGCTTCGGTGGCTTCGCGGTAATCGGCGATGTCGCCGGAGGTCTCCACCACGACGTCGGCCAGCTCGCGGAGCCGGGGGAGGACCTCTTCAGTGAACGCCAGGGTGTCCAGGCCGTCGAGCTCCACCGAGTCGGCAAGTCGCGGGGCTCCCCATCCGCCGCTGGAGGATTCGCCGAGCGCCGGGACCACATCCCAAGGCCGGCCCAGGGACTCCAGGATCCGGGCTTCCTCGGCGTCGTCGCGGTAGCCGTGATCGTCAGGGTACCGCCAGAGGGGTTGGGCCGTCACGAGCTTGCCGGCCTTGTAGTGCCATTCCCAGTGCAACCGGACCCGGTGGTCGGCGCCGTAGTTCGCCAGCAGGGACAGCGTGGGCACAGCGAGGACCGGCAGCTCCACTGAATGGTCCGCTGCCGTGACCCGGGTGGACTGCTTAAGCTTCGGATAGAACGCCGTGAGGAATCGCTCTTCGTCCTTCGCCGGAATCTGGAGCCGGGACGCGCTCATAACGAAGTCCAGCAGTTCCTGGGACTCGCCGCCCTCCAAGGGGGCCAGGGTAATGAGGTTCCCGGGGGCCGGAACACCGGGCAGCGGACCCTCGTCGGGGCCAGTGAAGAACAAGCCATGCGCCGGGCGGCCGATCAAGCCCAAGGCGGCCGGATCGAGGGCGTCCCCGCCCAGGGTCACTGACGGCGCCAGCTGGAGTCCGTCGTCGGGCTGGCCACTGTTTGAAGGGTCGATGCCCAAGCGGCTGAGGTCAAGCCCGACGACGGCGGGCTCCGCGGCAATGCGGACCGGCTCGGTCCCGCCGGAGTGGATGAGCGATACCCCGATTTTCGAGGCCTCAGCCAGCAGGCTCCACAGGTTCTTGCCAGCGAATTCGTTGAGCAGCATCCACATGCTGGACGTGAGCTGCCGGTAGTCCGTGGTGGAATGCGCGGCGAGGAAGTTCTGCATCCACTCGATGTGGGCTTCGTTGAACTCGCGCTTGTAGCCGAGGTAGTTCAAGTTGGTCCAGGAGACATCGCCGCGGATCCACTTGCCTTTGGCGCCCATCATCACGGGGCGGGCTTTGAGTTGGCGCACGCTCCGGAGGGGATCCCGGCGGCCGGTGTAGGAGAAGTGCGCAGCCGGTTCTTCCACCTCGAAGGCCAGCGCCAAGGGCAGGCCTTGGCCCTGCGGGGTGTTTCCCGGAGTGGCGATGAGCTTGCTGAGGGTCTGCTCCCAGGCGGGCCGTTGCACGATTCCGCCGTGCTGGGCCGTCTGTCCGGCAGCAGGAGCGCTGAGTAGCTGCGCCCGCACTGTGGGAAGGTCTTCGGCGGCGAAGAGCAGGGCAGCAACATGTTTGCAGTCCTTGCGGACCGGACAGCTGCACACTCCGACGGTGCAACTCCAGCCACCGGGTTTACGGACCAGTTTGGCCGAGGTCGAATACGGTGACGGGCCGCTGCCCCGGACCTTCCCCATCATCAAGCCGGTGGAGGAGTCGAAGGTGACGCTGCCGACCCGGCTTCCCATGGCGTAGGCGAGTCCGGCCGCCAAGGAGCGGTCGTTGATGGCGGGTGTCTGAATCGCCAGTTCCCAAGAGTCGTCTGAGCGGGAAGGCATTCGTTGGGGCTACTTTCGGCAGGAGGCTATCTATGAATCCTAGCCAGCCGGGAGCGGCCCTGAAACTTTGCCGGACGTTCACCTCGGCCTAGCCTGCCCGGCTGCCGCCCCCGCGTACGTTGAAAGGGTCCGGAGCAGCACAAGCTTCTTAGCAGTGAGGAAATCCCATGACGAGCAATGAGACCATCTTCAGGAACGTGACAGTTCTGACGAAGGACAGCATCGACGCCGCCGACGCAGACGTTGTGGACGCGAACGTCACCGTGGTCAACGAGATGTACGAGGAGCTCCTCAACCATGAGGAAATCGCCACCAACGCGCTGCGCAGCTACTTTGTGGACTACTACCTGACCCAGGCACTCGCAGGCGGCTTCGCCCAGTACGTGTTCACTGTCCCGGAGCGCGAAGAGGTGGACGTGTTTGTCCGCGAAGGACTCGAAGGAATGGGCGCAACCGGCCACCTTGAGCTGTTCAACCGCACCGCTGCAGCCTTCGATTCCCTCTCCGAGGACGACGTCGAAACTTACTTGGATGGCGACCTTGACGAGTCCGAGGAGGCGCCGGAGGCCGTAGCCGAACTCGAGGCCCTCGACGGCGAGTTCGAGTCGCTCCTGGAAATCGAGGACATCATTGCCCTCAACGCGGCCTGGCTCCGCGGCCAGGACGGCGTGCTCTACCTGGACGAGGAGCAGCTCAAGGCCCACATCGCCGAGCGCGTGGCCCTCATTCCCAACCTTGAAGAGCGCCAGGCCGAGGCGGCCGAGGCCGAACTCGAGAACGCCCCTGAATTCGAGCTCATCATCCGTGAACTGTGCGACGTTGCAGGCTACACGCTGGAAAAGATCACCATGGGTGATCCCAACTACGAACACGACGGCGAGACCATCCTCGCCTGGCACTTCACCACCGACCAGGGCAAATTCATCATGATCGAGGAGGAAGAGGAAGCCTTCATGATCCACCCGGAGACAAAGGAAATCATCGCTGCTGTTGAGTTCGAAGACGCCTAAGACGCTCGCTCACCTATAGGCCTCCCCGGGCAGACGCTCGCTCACCTATAGGCCTCCCGGGCAAACGCTCCTTCAGATCTGCCGGCCGGCCCGGAAAGACCTGAAGGAGCGTTTGCCTTTTGGTGTGGAAAAGTGAGGGAGGGTTTAATAGCCCATGCTGCTGCTCGGGGTCACCATGGAGCCGGACGGGCTGACCAAGGACCAGACACCACCGACGCCCTGGCCCTTGATGTCGCCGGGAGCCTTGTCCTGCCCGAAGAAGTAGAGGGGCATGCCGTTAAGGGTGATCTGCATCTTGCCGTCTGCCGTGGGGATAGTGCCGAGAGTTCCGGTCACGTCCTCAGCCGCAGGCTTGCTCGAGGTCGTAGTCACGGCTGGCCACGAAGCGGCGCAACCGCCGGTGCAGGCACTCTTCCCGGAGTCCTTGACGTCCTTGGTGAAGACATACACGCTCATGCCGTTCGCAGCTACCACGATCTGGCCGGCGCTCGACGTCGCGGTCTCCAGATCATAGGCGGCGGAAGCGCTCGACGACGGTGCCGGGCTCATCGCCGTCGGGCTCGGAGCGCTTGAACTCGATGCCGCCGGGCTGGATGCAGTAGGACTGGGACTGGCGGCGCTTGAGGACGTGGAGGACGCGCCGGGGCTTCCTCCGCAGGCAGCCAGGGCGATGGCCAGAGCAAGGACGCCGAGACCGGTGCTGAGTTGTTTCTTCATGGGGTGCTCTCCTTTGCTGCGCCGGCCATGGACGTGCCGGAAACTAACCCCTACGACGCTGCGGGGTGAAGAATGGTTCACGGGGCTGAACCTTTTTCGTGGCGGGCACGTCGTATCGCAGGAGAAGGGGAAGCTGAAGCACACAGGAGGCGCCAATGCCGCTCGACGAGGACGTGGTGGCCGCAATCTACCGCGACCACGGCACAGCCTTGCGCCGCTTCGTGCTGAGCTGCACGCCCGACGCGCACTTGGCTGACGACGTGGTGCAGGAAACCATCCTCCGCGTGTGGCAGCACGCCCCGCAGATCACCGGGAGCCTGCGCAGCTACCTTTTCCGTACAGCCCGAAACGTCATCATCGACAACTACCGCAAGGCCCAGCGGCGCCCGGCCGAAGCCTCCGAACGCGACATGGCGGATCCGGAAGAAGCCACCGAACGCGTAGACGAGCTCCTCAACAGGGTCCTCATGGAAGAAGCGCTCCTGCGGCTCAGCACCGAACACCGGGAGGTCCTGGTAGCACTACACTACGAACGTTTCACGGTCAACGAAGCCGCACTCAGGCTCAACATCCCCAGCGGAACCGTGAAGTCGCGGGCCTTCTACGCCGTCAGGGCGCTTCGCACGATTCTGGATGAAATGGGGGTGCAGCGATGAACGAGACGGAACGTCACCAATTGCTGGGCGCCTACCTGCTCGGCGGCTTGGAGCCCTCCGAAGCCCGAGCCTTCGAGGCGCACCTGGAAGCCTGCACGGATTGCAGGGGCGAGCTGGCCGAGCTGGAGAGCCTCCCGGCGCTCCTCGATGCCGTCCCCGTGCCCGACGCCGTCGCGCTCGCCGCCGGGCGCAGCGCCCTCGAGCCCCCTGCCGCGGCGCAATCCGCTGCACAGCCCTCCTGGTCGACGCCGGCCCCCTCCGACGCTCGCTCACTTTTGGGGGCCTTTTCCGAAACGCTCCCGCAGCCGATCGTTCTGAAAATGGCCGCGCGACGCCGGAAATCCCGACGCCGGTGGATCGCCCTGGTGAGTGGGGTGGCCGCCGCGTGCCTTGGCTTGGGCATCCTGGCCGGGCCGGCGCTGAACCAGCCACCCAAGCCTGACGCCAGCTACTCCGTGCAGACCGACAACGGCTTGGAACTCTCAGTGGGGCTCGTCAGGAAATCGTGGGGAACCGAGTTGCAGCTGGAAGGCCGCAGCATGCCGTTGCAAGGCACGATGTACCTGTGGGTCAAGGGCCGCGATGGCACGGAGGAGATGGCTTGCGGCTGGACCGCGACGTCCAGCGGACACATCAAGGTGACGGGCGCGACGCCGGTCCAGCTCGCCGGGATCTCGGGTGTGGAACTCCGTGACGATGCCCAAAAGACGGTCGCCGTCATTTCGGTCCCGGGAAGCTAGGGGTTCCCGGGACCTGGTCGGCCGGCGGCTCCCAGCCGGCTACGAGGGTGCTGCTCCGCTGGCAGCCGGATCGGGCAGATCGCTTCGCTCCCAGGCGGGCATGTCCAGTCGGTTGAAGCTATAGAGATGGATTCCCGAGATACCTTCAGGCTGCGCCATGAGCTCGGAAACCAGGCTTCCCGGTGAGTACCTGTCCCCGCTCAGCAGCTTGCGGGCAAGAGTTCCTTTGCTGCTGAGGAACTTCAGGGAGGTCCCAACGCCGATCTGGGTTGCCAGGGCCAGCAGTTTGGTCCGCGGAACGGCTCCGGGCACCCCTGCCCACACCGGCAGTTTCACGCCCTCGCGACGCAAGAGTGCTGCGTAGTCGAGGATTTTCGGGGCGGAAAAGCACATCTGCGTGACCACGTGGGTGGCCAAGTGTTGTTTGGTCAACAAGGCATCCAGCAGGTCCAGCCCGCTCACTGAAGGGTGGCCCTCCGGGTAGCCGGCAATGCCCGCCGTGATCCTACCGCCGGAATGTTCCGCGATGTCCTCCAACAGGGGGAGGGAGGACGCATAAGGGCCGGCGCCTTGCTGTCCGTCTCCGCCGATGGCAAAGACCTCAGTGATCCCGGCAGCCTCGCAGTCCCGGAGGATGCCTGAAAGCTGAGCCCGGTCCACCAGCCGCCGTGCCGCGAGGTGCGGAATCACGTTGTAGCCGAGCAAACCGAGCCGGACCGCTGTCGCCATGGTCTGTGCGATCCCGTGATGGGGCAAGCACGTAATGGTGAGCGTTGTGGAAAGCGGCACCTCGGCCTGGACTTTCTCGACGATTCCGTCTGAGGGAATGATTTCAATCCGCGTGGGGAACATGCTGGGGTCCTTACGGATCAGGCCGTCGCATGGTGTGCGAGGAGGGTGCGGGCTTCCTGGCGGGTGGTGCCGGAGTCCTGGATGCCTTCGGCGATGTGGGCAATGTGCTCTAAGTGCACCGGGATCTCGCGGCCTTTCTTGCGCATCGCGGTGGCCCAGAGGCGGCCGGCGCGGTAGGAGGAGCGGACCAGGGGGCCGGACATGACGCCGAGGAAGCCGA is part of the Arthrobacter methylotrophus genome and harbors:
- a CDS encoding sigma-70 family RNA polymerase sigma factor — its product is MPLDEDVVAAIYRDHGTALRRFVLSCTPDAHLADDVVQETILRVWQHAPQITGSLRSYLFRTARNVIIDNYRKAQRRPAEASERDMADPEEATERVDELLNRVLMEEALLRLSTEHREVLVALHYERFTVNEAALRLNIPSGTVKSRAFYAVRALRTILDEMGVQR
- a CDS encoding heat shock protein transcriptional repressor HspR, producing the protein MGIDTNEPIFVISVAAELADMHPQTLRQYDRLGIVSPSRAPGKSRRYSQRDIDRLREVQRLSQEGVSLEGIKRILELENQVAALQFRVAELNEELERRRSPMEARIFAAGAAGDVVSLARGQRPRARSQAVVVWQPRPGE
- a CDS encoding DEAD/DEAH box helicase, with the protein product MPSRSDDSWELAIQTPAINDRSLAAGLAYAMGSRVGSVTFDSSTGLMMGKVRGSGPSPYSTSAKLVRKPGGWSCTVGVCSCPVRKDCKHVAALLFAAEDLPTVRAQLLSAPAAGQTAQHGGIVQRPAWEQTLSKLIATPGNTPQGQGLPLALAFEVEEPAAHFSYTGRRDPLRSVRQLKARPVMMGAKGKWIRGDVSWTNLNYLGYKREFNEAHIEWMQNFLAAHSTTDYRQLTSSMWMLLNEFAGKNLWSLLAEASKIGVSLIHSGGTEPVRIAAEPAVVGLDLSRLGIDPSNSGQPDDGLQLAPSVTLGGDALDPAALGLIGRPAHGLFFTGPDEGPLPGVPAPGNLITLAPLEGGESQELLDFVMSASRLQIPAKDEERFLTAFYPKLKQSTRVTAADHSVELPVLAVPTLSLLANYGADHRVRLHWEWHYKAGKLVTAQPLWRYPDDHGYRDDAEEARILESLGRPWDVVPALGESSSGGWGAPRLADSVELDGLDTLAFTEEVLPRLRELADVVVETSGDIADYREATEAPVVSISTKATDSRDWFDLGIVITLEGEPVSFAAVFSALAAGQSRMLLPSGAYFSLDLPELHQLRALIDEARSLQDNPDRHGTLQISRFQAGLWDELAQLGIVDEQAAAWREAVGGLLDDGVTGLPLPGSLNAELRPYQLEGFNWLSFLYRHSLGGVLADDMGLGKTVQAIALMCAAKEAVSSAGDAGGAGTGHRHAPYAPFLVVAPTSVVGNWAAEVQRFAPGLAVRTIGETFAKSGADPLEAMAEADVVITSYALFRIDYEAYAAKEWAGLMLDEAQFVKNHQSKAYQCARKLPASFKLAITGTPLENNLMEFWALTSIVAPGLFSSPRRFAEYYQKPVEKNGDKAQLAKLRRRVRPLMMRRTKEQVIKDLPPKQEQVLEVVLNPRHQKVYQTHLQRERQKILGLIDDVNKNRFTIFQSLTLLRQLSLDVSLVDESLSAVRSSKLDVLFEQLEDIVAEGHRALIFSQFTGFLGKVRQRLEEEGTEFCYLDGSTRNRADVVSEFKNGAAPLFLISLKAGGFGLNLTEADYVFLLDPWWNPASEAQAVDRTHRIGQARNVMVYRLVAKDTIEEKVMALKAKKSQLFADVMEGDALTGGALTAEDLAGLFAE
- a CDS encoding CG0192-related protein, producing the protein MAIIHRATLRPSKLELIEKYLPQQPWFTKDGSAQPELLGAYRFEDPDGEVGLETHLLSHGGKVYQIPLSYRGSELVGAGDSLLGTMEHSVLGRRWVYDACADPVYVAALATAILTGQREAKQFVEVDGALEPRTSSVKVQGSGASGTDVPVLSPAVPRTEDGITSIDAGELTLLVHRILDPGAQRGPLNGKETLSGTWADQGSPVLLATLSLA
- a CDS encoding nucleotide exchange factor GrpE, with the translated sequence MPHHGNDAEHSPSNNEGKHDEREGAGQQKPIIRDNRKVDPETGAARHPQGSAADSNAAAAGGDALSQAEEILNGVQVPAEESVAPGAAAEAEAAELRNDLLRLQAEYVNYRKRVERDRAVAGEMAVIGVLNSLLPVLDDIDAARQHGDLVDGPFAAIAAKLETALKTYGLERIAETGVEFDPTIHEALIQQPGEDIDVDTVSQVLRSGYRSGGRVLRAAQVIVAVPA
- a CDS encoding zf-HC2 domain-containing protein, whose product is MNETERHQLLGAYLLGGLEPSEARAFEAHLEACTDCRGELAELESLPALLDAVPVPDAVALAAGRSALEPPAAAQSAAQPSWSTPAPSDARSLLGAFSETLPQPIVLKMAARRRKSRRRWIALVSGVAAACLGLGILAGPALNQPPKPDASYSVQTDNGLELSVGLVRKSWGTELQLEGRSMPLQGTMYLWVKGRDGTEEMACGWTATSSGHIKVTGATPVQLAGISGVELRDDAQKTVAVISVPGS
- a CDS encoding DMP19 family protein gives rise to the protein MTSNETIFRNVTVLTKDSIDAADADVVDANVTVVNEMYEELLNHEEIATNALRSYFVDYYLTQALAGGFAQYVFTVPEREEVDVFVREGLEGMGATGHLELFNRTAAAFDSLSEDDVETYLDGDLDESEEAPEAVAELEALDGEFESLLEIEDIIALNAAWLRGQDGVLYLDEEQLKAHIAERVALIPNLEERQAEAAEAELENAPEFELIIRELCDVAGYTLEKITMGDPNYEHDGETILAWHFTTDQGKFIMIEEEEEAFMIHPETKEIIAAVEFEDA
- a CDS encoding methylenetetrahydrofolate reductase, producing the protein MFPTRIEIIPSDGIVEKVQAEVPLSTTLTITCLPHHGIAQTMATAVRLGLLGYNVIPHLAARRLVDRAQLSGILRDCEAAGITEVFAIGGDGQQGAGPYASSLPLLEDIAEHSGGRITAGIAGYPEGHPSVSGLDLLDALLTKQHLATHVVTQMCFSAPKILDYAALLRREGVKLPVWAGVPGAVPRTKLLALATQIGVGTSLKFLSSKGTLARKLLSGDRYSPGSLVSELMAQPEGISGIHLYSFNRLDMPAWERSDLPDPAASGAAPS